A stretch of Streptomyces vietnamensis DNA encodes these proteins:
- a CDS encoding WhiB family transcriptional regulator has product MQTYTTVLTAPEPDMSWRENALCAQAGPEFFFPAPGSSTREAKQLCGACEGRLACLEYALTHDERFGVWGGLSEKERGRLKRQGR; this is encoded by the coding sequence ATGCAGACCTACACGACCGTACTGACCGCACCGGAGCCCGACATGAGCTGGCGCGAGAACGCCCTGTGCGCCCAGGCCGGGCCGGAGTTCTTCTTCCCGGCCCCGGGGTCCTCGACGCGCGAGGCCAAGCAGCTGTGCGGGGCGTGCGAGGGGCGCCTGGCGTGCCTGGAGTACGCGCTGACCCACGACGAGCGGTTCGGGGTCTGGGGCGGGCTCTCCGAGAAGGAGCGGGGGCGGCTCAAGCGGCAGGGCCGCTGA
- a CDS encoding helix-turn-helix domain-containing protein yields MPPRSSPTARQQRLGSELRRLREQSGMSAQQAAALLGVDRTRIPNIESGRFGISAERVRTLAFNYGCPDTGLVDLLAGMAHERDRGWWEEHRGLLPPALLDIAELEFHASELTTSVTTHIPGLLQTEEHARAVFDTAVPPLPGPDLEARLALRLRRQEILDRDRPVPYEAVIHEAALRMQFGGPKVARAQLEHILNHTERDTVSVRVIPFAAGGFPGAGQSFTYVAAPVPQLDTVQLDSSHGSLLLNTDMQLRRYRGLLDRLRGLALSATESRAFVRAISQDL; encoded by the coding sequence GTGCCACCCAGGAGCAGCCCGACCGCGCGACAGCAGCGCCTCGGGAGCGAACTGCGCAGACTGCGCGAACAGTCGGGGATGTCGGCCCAGCAGGCCGCCGCCCTCCTGGGCGTCGACCGCACCCGCATCCCGAACATCGAGTCGGGCCGCTTCGGGATCAGCGCCGAACGCGTCCGCACCCTCGCCTTCAACTACGGCTGCCCGGACACCGGACTCGTCGACCTCCTCGCCGGCATGGCCCACGAGCGGGACCGGGGCTGGTGGGAGGAGCACCGCGGACTGCTGCCGCCCGCACTCCTCGACATCGCCGAACTGGAGTTCCACGCCTCGGAGTTGACCACCTCCGTCACCACCCACATCCCCGGCCTCCTGCAGACCGAGGAGCATGCCCGGGCGGTCTTCGACACCGCCGTGCCCCCACTGCCGGGACCCGACCTGGAGGCCCGGCTCGCCCTGCGGCTGCGCCGCCAGGAGATCCTGGACCGGGACCGGCCGGTGCCCTACGAGGCCGTGATCCACGAGGCGGCGCTGCGCATGCAGTTCGGCGGACCGAAGGTCGCGCGGGCCCAGCTGGAGCACATCCTGAACCACACCGAGCGGGACACCGTCTCCGTACGCGTGATCCCTTTCGCCGCGGGGGGTTTCCCCGGGGCGGGCCAGTCGTTCACCTACGTAGCCGCGCCGGTGCCGCAGCTCGACACCGTGCAGCTCGACTCCTCCCACGGCTCGCTCCTGCTCAACACCGACATGCAACTGCGTCGGTACCGCGGCCTGCTGGACCGACTGCGCGGGCTCGCGCTGTCCGCGACCGAATCACGCGCGTTCGTCCGCGCCATATCCCAGGATCTGTGA
- a CDS encoding (4Fe-4S)-binding protein yields MADRTTDRTSERTSDEKPRLKEYEGEGITVTFEPRRCLHAAECVHGLPEVFDVSRRPWVLPDAAEPDRVAEVVRCCPSGALQYHHRAEDAVSEPPDSPTTVRRTHAGQLVIRGDLVVTGAYGDRHETRVMLCGCGASGNQPYCDHSGPCAEPDDEDVPEQR; encoded by the coding sequence ATGGCAGACCGTACGACCGACCGTACGAGCGAGCGCACGAGCGACGAGAAGCCGAGGCTCAAGGAGTACGAGGGCGAGGGCATCACCGTCACGTTCGAGCCGCGCCGCTGTCTGCACGCGGCCGAGTGCGTCCACGGCCTGCCGGAGGTCTTCGACGTGTCCCGGCGCCCGTGGGTACTGCCCGACGCCGCCGAGCCCGACCGGGTCGCGGAGGTCGTGCGGTGCTGCCCGTCCGGGGCGCTCCAGTACCACCACCGCGCCGAGGACGCCGTGTCCGAGCCCCCGGACTCCCCCACCACGGTGCGCCGCACGCACGCCGGGCAGCTGGTGATACGGGGCGACCTCGTCGTGACCGGCGCGTACGGGGACCGCCACGAGACCCGGGTGATGCTCTGCGGCTGCGGGGCCTCCGGAAACCAGCCGTACTGCGACCACTCGGGCCCCTGCGCGGAACCGGACGACGAGGACGTCCCCGAGCAGCGGTGA
- a CDS encoding ABC-F family ATP-binding cassette domain-containing protein — protein MAHHHPTFITCSSLSFSWPDGTEVFDDFRLSVGPGRTGLVGLNGSGKSTLLKLVAGELTPQDGTVRVTGELGYLPQNLVLDTARRVDEILGIAAKRAALHAIEAGDPAEEHFTAIGDDWDVEERARAVLDQLGLDHVGLDRTVGEISGGESVLLRLAALLLARPDVLLLDEPTNNLDLHARARLYEAVEKFSGVLVVVSHDRELLERVDQIADLRDGEVDWYGGNWSAYETALAAEQEAAERMVRVAEADVQRQKRELSETQMKLSRRKRYGQKSFENRVASKLVANSNKRNAQVTAGKQRTLHAERLSEAKERLDAAVEAVRDDDEIRVELPRTSVPPGREVLYLRELELRYGARVGGEFDLRGPERIALVGRNGAGKTTLLRTIAGELEPLSGEVERKVPLRFLPQRLDVLDDELSVVDNVARVAPAATPNTIRARLARFLFRGARADQPVGTLSGGERFRATLAALLLAEPAPQLLMLDEPTNNLDMASVRKLTAALDAYEGALIVASHDVAFLESLGITRWLLLDGELRPTTAEEVRGTAPTPA, from the coding sequence ATGGCGCATCACCACCCCACTTTCATCACCTGTTCCTCCCTCTCCTTCTCCTGGCCGGACGGCACCGAGGTCTTCGACGACTTCCGGCTCTCCGTCGGCCCCGGCCGCACCGGCCTCGTCGGGCTCAACGGCTCCGGCAAGTCCACGCTCCTGAAGCTGGTGGCGGGCGAACTGACCCCGCAGGACGGCACGGTCCGGGTCACCGGCGAGCTCGGCTACCTTCCGCAGAACCTGGTCCTGGACACCGCACGACGGGTGGACGAGATCCTCGGCATCGCCGCGAAGCGGGCCGCCCTGCACGCCATCGAGGCGGGCGACCCCGCGGAGGAGCACTTCACCGCGATCGGCGACGACTGGGACGTGGAGGAGCGGGCCCGGGCCGTCCTCGACCAGCTCGGGCTCGACCATGTCGGCCTGGACCGGACCGTCGGCGAGATCTCCGGCGGCGAGTCCGTGCTGCTGCGCCTCGCCGCGCTGCTGCTCGCCCGACCTGACGTACTCCTGCTCGACGAGCCCACCAACAACCTGGACCTGCACGCCCGCGCGCGCCTCTACGAGGCGGTGGAGAAGTTCTCCGGGGTCCTGGTCGTGGTCAGCCATGACCGTGAACTCCTGGAGCGGGTCGACCAGATCGCCGACCTGCGCGACGGCGAGGTCGACTGGTACGGCGGCAACTGGTCCGCGTACGAGACGGCGCTCGCCGCCGAACAGGAGGCGGCGGAGCGGATGGTGCGGGTCGCCGAGGCCGACGTACAGCGACAGAAGCGCGAACTGTCCGAGACCCAGATGAAGTTGTCCCGCCGCAAGCGGTACGGCCAGAAGAGCTTCGAGAACAGGGTCGCGTCGAAGCTCGTGGCCAACAGCAACAAGAGGAACGCCCAGGTCACGGCCGGCAAGCAGCGCACGCTGCACGCGGAGCGACTCTCGGAGGCCAAGGAGCGGCTCGACGCGGCGGTCGAGGCGGTACGGGACGACGACGAGATCCGCGTCGAGCTGCCCCGCACCTCGGTGCCGCCCGGCCGCGAGGTGCTCTACCTGCGGGAGCTCGAACTGCGGTACGGGGCCCGGGTCGGCGGCGAGTTCGACCTGCGGGGCCCGGAGCGGATCGCCCTGGTCGGCCGGAACGGCGCCGGGAAGACGACGCTGCTCCGGACGATCGCCGGGGAGCTGGAGCCGCTGTCGGGCGAGGTCGAGAGGAAGGTGCCGCTTCGCTTCCTGCCGCAGCGGCTCGACGTGCTCGACGACGAGCTGAGCGTGGTGGACAACGTGGCCCGTGTCGCGCCCGCGGCGACGCCGAACACGATCAGGGCCCGGCTCGCCCGGTTCCTGTTCCGGGGGGCGCGGGCGGATCAGCCCGTCGGCACCCTGTCGGGCGGGGAGCGGTTCCGGGCGACCCTGGCCGCACTGCTCCTCGCGGAGCCGGCTCCGCAGCTGTTGATGCTGGACGAGCCGACGAACAATCTGGACATGGCGTCGGTGCGGAAGCTGACGGCGGCCCTCGACGCCTACGAGGGGGCGCTGATCGTGGCGAGCCACGACGTGGCGTTCCTGGAGTCGCTGGGGATCACGCGCTGGCTGCTGCTCGACGGTGAGCTGCGGCCGACGACGGCGGAGGAGGTCAGGGGGACGGCCCCGACCCCGGCCTGA
- a CDS encoding acyl-ACP desaturase, whose amino-acid sequence MTLTSPPLGSSAGWTDARLLYALEEVVEKELNRHLKVTKDWMPHEYVPWSDARNFPGFFEDGEAWDPSQSKVTEIGKIALVVNLLTEDNLPSYHHEIASLFGRDGAWGTWVHRWTAEEGRHGIVMRDYLLASRAVDPDKLEQFRMAHMSEGFESDNRHSMLHSVAYVAFQELATRISHRNTGHQSGDPVCDRMLARIATDENLHMVFYRNLLGAAFELAPDLTMQAVRDVVVNFRMPGHGMPGFERAAAQMAIGEIYNMRIHHDDVLQPVLRFLKVLQIEGLGPDGLRAQEELGLYMNGLDSEASKFDEKLAARKARMAARAAG is encoded by the coding sequence GTGACGCTCACCTCTCCCCCCCTCGGCAGCTCGGCAGGGTGGACCGACGCACGGCTGCTCTACGCGCTCGAAGAGGTCGTGGAGAAGGAGCTCAACCGGCACCTCAAGGTCACCAAGGACTGGATGCCGCACGAGTACGTGCCGTGGTCCGACGCCCGGAACTTCCCCGGCTTCTTCGAGGACGGCGAGGCCTGGGACCCGTCGCAGTCCAAGGTCACCGAGATCGGCAAGATCGCCCTCGTCGTCAACCTGCTCACCGAGGACAACCTCCCGAGCTACCACCACGAGATCGCCAGCCTCTTCGGCCGCGACGGCGCCTGGGGCACCTGGGTGCACCGCTGGACCGCCGAGGAGGGCCGGCACGGCATCGTGATGCGCGACTACCTGCTCGCCTCGCGCGCCGTCGACCCGGACAAGCTGGAGCAGTTCCGGATGGCGCACATGAGCGAGGGCTTCGAGTCCGACAACCGGCACTCGATGCTGCACTCCGTCGCGTACGTGGCCTTCCAGGAGCTCGCCACCCGCATCTCGCACCGCAACACCGGCCACCAGTCCGGCGACCCGGTCTGCGACCGGATGCTCGCGCGCATCGCGACCGACGAGAACCTGCACATGGTCTTCTACCGCAACCTGCTGGGCGCGGCCTTCGAGCTCGCCCCCGACCTGACCATGCAGGCCGTGCGGGACGTCGTGGTCAACTTCCGGATGCCCGGACACGGCATGCCGGGCTTCGAGCGGGCGGCCGCGCAGATGGCGATCGGCGAGATCTACAACATGCGCATCCACCACGACGACGTCCTCCAGCCCGTCCTGCGCTTCCTCAAGGTCCTCCAGATCGAGGGCCTCGGCCCGGACGGCCTGCGTGCCCAGGAGGAGCTGGGGCTCTACATGAACGGCCTGGACAGCGAGGCCAGCAAGTTCGACGAGAAGCTCGCCGCCCGCAAGGCGCGGATGGCCGCGCGCGCGGCCGGCTGA
- a CDS encoding YciI family protein, translating to MFVLELTYTAPVERVDALLDAHVEWLDAQYAAGVFLASGRKNPRDGGIILASGVDRAEIEKITAADPFSVEGVCAYRITEFYPTKTADGIAAYREELPS from the coding sequence ATGTTCGTACTGGAATTGACCTACACCGCGCCCGTCGAGCGGGTGGACGCACTTCTCGACGCGCACGTCGAGTGGCTGGACGCGCAGTACGCCGCCGGCGTGTTCCTGGCGTCGGGCCGGAAGAACCCCCGCGACGGCGGAATCATCCTGGCCTCCGGGGTCGACCGCGCGGAGATCGAGAAGATCACGGCGGCCGACCCGTTCAGCGTCGAGGGCGTGTGCGCGTACCGGATCACGGAGTTCTACCCGACCAAGACGGCCGACGGGATCGCCGCGTACCGGGAAGAGCTGCCCTCCTAG
- a CDS encoding SsgA family sporulation/cell division regulator, giving the protein MSAVIEQAVQARLVASAPRMETVPATLRYDREDPYAVSMAFPPPATLEGVEVSWAFARELLVQGVERPAGVGDVRLRPYGYDRTVVEFHAPEGVAMVHVRTSELRRFLERSQHLVPAGREHQYLDWDQGLAELLRDRP; this is encoded by the coding sequence TTGTCCGCCGTCATCGAGCAGGCCGTGCAGGCCCGTCTGGTCGCGTCCGCGCCCCGGATGGAGACCGTCCCCGCCACCCTGCGGTACGACCGCGAGGATCCGTACGCCGTGAGCATGGCGTTCCCGCCGCCGGCCACCCTGGAGGGCGTCGAGGTCTCCTGGGCCTTCGCGCGCGAGCTGCTCGTCCAGGGGGTCGAGCGCCCGGCCGGGGTCGGGGACGTGCGCCTGCGTCCGTACGGGTACGACCGCACGGTGGTCGAGTTCCACGCCCCGGAGGGGGTGGCCATGGTCCACGTCCGGACCTCCGAGCTGCGCCGCTTCCTGGAGCGCTCGCAGCATCTGGTGCCGGCGGGACGCGAGCACCAGTACCTGGACTGGGACCAGGGCCTGGCGGAGCTGCTCCGCGACCGCCCGTAG
- a CDS encoding WD40/YVTN/BNR-like repeat-containing protein encodes MGKTRRMMSVGLIGAALALTLAAPARAGETPTAAAGWQLTPTGTDARFRGLAPVDRRTAWAAGSKGTVLLTTDGGRSWRNVSPAGAGDLEFRDVEAFDARRAVVLAIGEGEASRVLRTEDGGATWTESFRNTDARAFYDCMTFFDHRHGLAMSDPVDGKYRILSTRDGGRSWEVLPSAGMPDALPGEAGFAASGQCLVSAGPRDVWIATGGGATARVLHSADRGLNWTATDTPIPVGDPARGVFGLAFRDRTHGIAVGGDYRKDQPSPRAGAVSTDGGRTWRPSATPPPAYRSGVAWLPHSRTAALAVGPTGTDLTTDGGRTWRTVDTGSYDTVDCTADGSCWASGEKGRIARLATED; translated from the coding sequence ATGGGGAAGACGAGACGAATGATGTCGGTGGGGCTGATCGGGGCGGCGCTCGCGCTGACCCTGGCCGCCCCGGCGCGGGCCGGGGAGACCCCCACGGCAGCGGCCGGCTGGCAGCTGACACCGACCGGCACCGACGCCCGTTTCCGGGGGCTCGCGCCGGTCGACCGCAGGACCGCGTGGGCCGCCGGCTCGAAGGGCACGGTGCTGCTCACCACCGACGGCGGCCGGAGCTGGCGCAACGTGTCGCCGGCCGGTGCGGGCGACCTGGAGTTCCGCGACGTCGAGGCCTTCGACGCCCGCCGGGCCGTCGTCCTCGCCATCGGGGAGGGCGAGGCCTCCCGGGTGCTGCGCACCGAGGACGGCGGCGCCACCTGGACCGAGTCCTTCCGCAACACCGACGCGCGGGCCTTCTACGACTGCATGACCTTCTTCGACCACCGGCACGGACTCGCCATGAGTGACCCGGTCGACGGGAAGTACCGCATCCTCTCCACCCGCGACGGCGGCCGCTCCTGGGAGGTCCTGCCGAGCGCCGGGATGCCGGACGCGCTCCCCGGCGAGGCGGGCTTCGCCGCGAGCGGCCAGTGCCTCGTGTCGGCCGGGCCCCGGGACGTGTGGATCGCGACGGGCGGCGGGGCCACCGCGCGCGTGCTCCACTCCGCCGACCGCGGACTGAACTGGACCGCGACCGACACGCCGATCCCGGTCGGCGATCCGGCCCGCGGCGTCTTCGGGCTCGCCTTCCGCGACCGCACCCACGGCATCGCCGTCGGCGGCGACTACCGCAAGGACCAGCCGTCCCCGCGGGCCGGCGCGGTCAGCACCGACGGGGGCCGCACCTGGCGTCCCTCGGCCACGCCGCCGCCCGCCTACCGCTCCGGCGTCGCCTGGCTCCCGCACAGCAGGACCGCCGCGCTCGCCGTCGGCCCGACCGGCACCGACCTCACCACCGACGGCGGCCGCACCTGGCGCACGGTCGACACCGGCTCGTACGACACGGTCGACTGCACCGCGGACGGCTCCTGCTGGGCCTCCGGCGAGAAGGGCCGCATCGCCCGCCTCGCCACCGAGGACTGA
- a CDS encoding ATP-binding protein, with the protein MSKPMKGALRCLPTAAAAGPVPPATENLSYSMLLPGGAYCAKLAREAVRSLLTGHGLSHLCEPAVLAASELVAAAYRFTPDREMILRVRWQFEALRIVLYDQHPAHSSPHAAEECRDRRSRSMWLLAAAVDEHGGDWGLAPVLTPGGGTKSWALLHH; encoded by the coding sequence GTGAGCAAACCGATGAAGGGCGCCCTGCGTTGCCTCCCGACCGCCGCCGCGGCCGGGCCCGTACCTCCCGCCACGGAGAACCTCAGCTACTCGATGCTGCTCCCGGGCGGCGCCTACTGCGCGAAACTCGCGCGCGAGGCGGTCCGCTCGCTCCTCACCGGGCACGGCCTCTCCCACCTCTGCGAGCCCGCCGTCCTCGCCGCCTCCGAACTCGTCGCCGCCGCCTATCGGTTCACCCCCGACCGGGAGATGATCCTGCGCGTCCGCTGGCAGTTCGAGGCCCTGCGGATCGTCCTCTACGACCAGCATCCGGCCCATTCCTCGCCCCACGCGGCCGAGGAATGCCGCGACCGCCGCAGCCGCAGCATGTGGCTGCTGGCCGCGGCGGTCGACGAGCACGGCGGGGACTGGGGACTCGCCCCCGTCCTCACCCCCGGCGGAGGCACCAAGTCCTGGGCGTTACTCCACCACTAG